A stretch of DNA from Gimesia chilikensis:
GGTTTGTTTATTTTAGCCAGATAGCTATTGTCTTCCGGGGTAACGTCTTGTGATGACCATTGGGCGTCACGGAAATCCTTATCGTCAGAGTAAGCGCTCCAGATGCGGACCCGAGTCGGTTTGCTGTCACAAGTCAGCTTTAGTTCGTAATCATTGCTGTTGTCCCAGCTTATGTTCGGCAGTTCCTGACCCGTTGCTGCATGGATGAAGAATGCTGCAATGGTTTGCAGGGCGTATTCGACTCCATTCCCCAGGTCATGTCCTGCGTTGGGGACCTGCAGGATGTACTTCGGACCTACGAGATCTGACCAGTAAAACTTCATGGCGTCGACGACCCAGTAAGGATCATTGGTGCCATTAACGAGGAGTTTGGGAAGTGTGAGCTGATGGCGATAAGTATAAGGGTCCATCATCAGTCGCAGGTGTTTTTCCCGAGGGGATTCGACTCCTTCAACGATCAGGCCTTTGCTGGTGTAGTCAATAATCTGAACGCTGTATTTTCCCCAGGTGGCAATCTGATGTTTCATCTGTTTGCGGAAATTCAGGGTATCGATCACGATTGGTGCTGTGGCGATGATCCGTTTGTCTACAACGGGTGTGAGCCAGCTGGTCCAGCCGCGCTTGGATGCCCCGGTAATGACGAAGCCGTCGATCTCAATATTTCGATGCTCGCGCGCAATTTCCTGAATGGCGTCCATGGCCTTGACGGCGCTTTTGGCCATGGGAAACAGCAGCGGCCAGTTTTCGTCTCCCGTTTTCAGGTATTGCAGCCAGGTTTCGGTGATCAGGTCATCCTCTTTTTTGCCATCAAACAAGGGCTGGTTGGGGAC
This window harbors:
- a CDS encoding PhoPQ-activated pathogenicity-related family protein, whose amino-acid sequence is MLHRTCILLLFFSFSSVLSAAENVNLRTRPVEAKEVPEAFFNYIQKEEPEYKWEIHDSLSHDGVTAYPVELTSQTWQGHTWKHWLYIFEPDQVRINNKVLLFVTGGSNGSRPNEKRLKPAFLLAKTTGARIALLTQVPNQPLFDGKKEDDLITETWLQYLKTGDENWPLLFPMAKSAVKAMDAIQEIAREHRNIEIDGFVITGASKRGWTSWLTPVVDKRIIATAPIVIDTLNFRKQMKHQIATWGKYSVQIIDYTSKGLIVEGVESPREKHLRLMMDPYTYRHQLTLPKLLVNGTNDPYWVVDAMKFYWSDLVGPKYILQVPNAGHDLGNGVEYALQTIAAFFIHAATGQELPNISWDNSNDYELKLTCDSKPTRVRIWSAYSDDKDFRDAQWSSQDVTPEDNSYLAKINKPDKGHVAYYMEAIYHINNIPYSLCTITTSK